The Acidobacteriota bacterium DNA segment ACGGCCCGAGCATCGCCGCCTCGATGCCTTCGCTCCTGGCCACCCGGGCAACCTCTCGCAAATTTTCCATGAACGCGTCTTCGAACGGCCGGTCCGGCATCACTGGCGAAATCAGTATCAGGCTGTCGATTCGATCCGGCATCGTCAGCACCATCTCCAGGGCCACCGCCCCTCCAATCGAATGCCCCACCACAGCGGCGGATTCGACACCAGCGGCATCGAGCACTGCCGCCATGTCCGCCGCGTGATGGCTGGTGTGGTAACCGGAGTCGGAGCGGGTGCTGAGGCCGTGGCCCCGCAGGTCGGGCCTCAGGATTCTGAAACCGGCGTCGAGCAGCGTCGGAACCACGGAATCCCACGTGCGACGGTCAGACGTGTGACCGTGAATCAACAGCACCGGCAGACCGGATCCCTCATCTTCGTAATGGATCGTGACATTACCGTTCTTGGCTCGGGGCATGTGGCCTCCCTTAAACGACATGATTGTAGTCCCCCTTCGGGATCGGGATCGGGAACGGGATCGGACACCGGATGGGTTACACTCT contains these protein-coding regions:
- a CDS encoding alpha/beta hydrolase, translating into MPRAKNGNVTIHYEDEGSGLPVLLIHGHTSDRRTWDSVVPTLLDAGFRILRPDLRGHGLSTRSDSGYHTSHHAADMAAVLDAAGVESAAVVGHSIGGAVALEMVLTMPDRIDSLILISPVMPDRPFEDAFMENLREVARVARSEGIEAAMLGPWMSSPLFEFSFSKPGVREAAIVINRDFPGAEYLATERDRVERSWTVPERLAEIGVPTAVVAGDHETPGFRAYAEEAGRNIPNARLEFFQDCGHLLPLEEPDRVAQTIIEMAKET